In the Drosophila biarmipes strain raj3 chromosome X, RU_DBia_V1.1, whole genome shotgun sequence genome, one interval contains:
- the LOC108032369 gene encoding uncharacterized protein LOC108032369 isoform X1 — MAGPQVQHSQRPNSAYYTGLNGGSSGGGGGGGASGGGSSGGLTSSASHTGLHALRQVSNETELIYRGSHSNGTVNELPSTAQHHLLTGRGPQQAGQQGHHQTVSSIAGTGSSVTDALIGTITSGGGGGGGNPAGSSCSTAALGIKKSSTQRSIEIIVDASQCGKELVASGPQAGGSGGGAAIVSTLDMEDVEQGGGGQESSSSHRKSSRHRHRPLHRRLITYLRNLFQGSTTQNDSELEEFETPARYRPDSLSALSRATRFTEDEIKRIYRGFKAECPTGVVKEDTFKVIYSQFFPQGANPTLYAHYVFNTLDQDHSGIVSFEDFVQGLSILSRGSVEEKLRWTFSLYDINGDGFITREEMTDIVTAIYELMGRLPDECPEEEKIKGKVEQIFQKMDTNRDGVVTLEEFLEACRNDDAISRSMSYTVPRRRRHQQPAQQPRQHLQHQQEQPEKRKSNHKTKNKQQQNQQQKQPHSTRHQNCCHIIDMDGDSTTSTTTASAATGTTLNCNVLDEYEREREQEQEDDGDEDSDEEAEYRTFVCRHCQRPQSVGQQPRSGRRSQSQSKSRKRSKSRKRHQSRQAHAGQQGHHGQQTTRWPEINVANEQAIRFRCPQVGPQVGRDLHTPQPMHFHHPQSQSQKAKNRSRPRKFRPSPAAQPASASAPPAPPAEPASQPPPSCELRAPLPPLNVIVGGGADAEVEVNPQQPQPPTTPDSPSLVTVSTWYTVAKQGVSC; from the exons ATGGCCGGGCCGCAGGTGCAGCACAGCCAGCGACCCAACAGCGCCTACTATACGGGTCTGAATGGTGGTTCctccggcggcggcggaggaggcggtgcCTCCGGCGGTGGATCCTCTGGCGGCTTGACCAGCAGTGCATCGCACACCGGCCTGCATGCCCTGCGCCAGGTGAGCAACGAGACGGAGCTGATCTATCGGGGCAGCCACAGCAATGGCACCGTCAACGAGCTGCCCTCCACCGCCCAGCACCACCTGCTCACGGGTCGTGGCCCACAGCAGGCGGGCCAGCAGGGCCACCACCAGACGGTGAGCAGCATTGCCGGCACCGGGTCAAGTGTCACGGATGCCCTCATCGGCACCATCACCTCGGGGGGCGGTGGAGGTGGGGGCAATCCCGCCGGCAGCAGTTGCTCTACGGCGGCCCTGGGCATCAAAAAGTCCAGCACACAGCGCAGCATCGAGATCATCGTGGACGCCAGCCAGTGCGGCAAGGAGCTGGTGGCCAGTGGCCCGCAGGCAGGCGGATCGGGCGGCGGAGCCGCCATCGTCTCCACCCTGGACATGGAGGATGTGGAgcagggcggcggcggccaggAGTCCTCCTCCTCGCACCGCAAATCCTCGCGACACCGCCACCGGCCGCTCCACCGGCGGCTGATCACCTATCTGCGGAACCTCTTCCAGGGCAGCACCACCCAGAATG ATTCCGAGCTGGAGGAGTTCGAGACGCCGGCAAGGTACAGGCCCGACTCGCTAAGTGCGCTGAGCCGCGCCACGCGCTTCACGGAGGACGAGATCAAACGAATTTACCGGGGATTTAAGGCTGAGTGCCCGACGGGCGTCGTCAAGGAGGACACCTTCAAAGTGATCTACTCGCAGTTCTTTCCACAGGGAG CCAATCCAACCTTATACGCGCACTATGTATTTAATACACTGGATCAGGATCACAGCGGCATTGTCAGCTTCGAG GACTTTGTTCAAGGACTTTCGATACTGTCGCGCGGCTCCGTGGAGGAGAAGCTGCGCTGGACCTTCTCGCTGTACGACATCAATGGCGACGGCTTCATTACGAGGGAGGAAATGACTGACATTGTAACTGCCATATACGAGCTGATGGGCCGCCTGCCCGACGAGTGTCCCGAGGAGGAGAAGATCAAGGGCAAGGTGGAGCAGATCTTCCAG AAAATGGACACCAATCGCGATGGCGTGGTCACGCTGGAGGAGTTCCTGGAGGCCTGTCGCAACGACGACGCCATCTCCCGGTCGATGTCC TACACGGTGCCCCGGCGGCGGCGCCATCAGCAGCCGGCCCAGCAGCCACGTCAGCATCTGCAGCATCAGCAGGAGCAGCCAGAGAAACGTAAGTCCAACCACAAGACGAAGAACAAGCAACAGCAAAACCAGCAACAGAAACAACCACATAGCACTAGACATCAAAACTGTTGTCACATAATCGACATGGATGGCGAtagcaccaccagcaccaccaccgcctCGGCGGCCACCGGAACCACACTCAATTGCAATGTCCTGGATGAATAcgagcgggagcgggagcaggagcaggaggacgATGGGGATGAGGACTCCGATGAGGAGGCGGAGTACAGAACCTTTGTCTGCCGCCACTGCCAGAGGCCGCAGTCGGTGGGTCAGCAGCCGAGATCAGGCCGTCGATCGCAATCGCAGTCCAAGTCGCGCAAGCGCAGCAAGAGCAGGAAGCGCCACCAGAGCAGGCAGGCCCATGCGGGGCAGCAGGGTCATCACGGCCAGCAGACCACCAGGTGGCCGGAAATCAATGTGGCCAACGAGCAGGCCATCCGCTTCCGGTGTCCGCAGGTGGGGCCGCAGGTGGGTCGCGACCTTCACACCCCCCAGCCCATGCACTTCCACCACCCCCAGTCGCAGAGCCAGAAGGCCAAGAACAGGTCCCGCCCGCGGAAGTTCCGCCCATCCCCGGCAGCCCAGcctgcctctgcctctgcaCCACCTGCCCCACCAGCAGAGCCAGCTTCACAGCCGCCCCCGAGCTGCGAACTCCGCGCCCCCCTGCCGCCCCTGAACGTCATCGTGGGCGGAGGGGCGGACGCCGAGGTCGAGGTCAATCCGCAGCAGCCTCAGCCGCCCACCACCCCCGATTCGCCGTCGCTGGTCACCGTGAGCACCTGGTACACGGTGGCCAAGCAGGGTGTCTCCTGCTAA
- the LOC108032395 gene encoding uncharacterized protein LOC108032395: MNTLKSDDKPFNPFYIGPHPSKACAIPEIPGKQCSPSCQPPEGQASAHPAPAPHRPDGHEAQSVPSGAAGGMLIVGVANIYSTVEVLAAAARAGEAGAAGARAAGADQGKAAPSNTICKPYPCMEGARVDSPGCD; the protein is encoded by the coding sequence ATGAACACTCTCAAGTCCGACGACAAGCCCTTCAACCCCTTCTACATCGGCCCGCATCCCAGCAAGGCGTGTGCCATCCCCGAGATTCCCGGAAAGCAGTGCTCGCCCAGCTGCCAGCCGCCGGAGGGCCAGGCGAGCGCCCATCCTGCGCCGGCTCCCCATCGTCCGGATGGCCACGAGGCCCAGAGCGTGCCCAGCGGAGCGGCGGGCGGCATGCTCATCGTGGGCGTGGCCAATATATACAGCACCGTGGAGGTCCTGGCTGCCGCCGCGCGAGCGGGGGAGGCGGGCGCAGCGGGTGCGAGAGCGGCAGGAGCGGATCAGGGCAAGGCGGCGCCCAGCAACACCATCTGCAAGCCGTACCCCTGCATGGAGGGCGCTCGAGTGGACAGTCCCGGCTGTGATTGA